The Gimesia sp. DNA window CACGTTTCAGGCTTTGTTTCCAGGCAGTGCGTTGTTCCACAGAAACTGATTCCACGTTCTGGGTCTGTAAGCTGCTGGCCTGTTGATAGACCCGCGAGGTCAAAATCAGACGATGCAGCGACTTCAGCTTCCAGCCGGTCTCCGTGAATTCAGCAGCCAGCCAGTCCAGCAGTTCCGGGTGCGAGGGAGATTCTCCCATCAGACCAAAGTCACTGGGGGAGGCACACAGGCCCCGCCCGAAGTGATGCTGCCAGACCCGATTCACAATCACCCGCGATGTGAGGGGATGCGATTTCTGTGTCAACCAGCGAGCCAGAGCGAGCCGCTGTTGAGGCGCTTTCTGCGACTTGATTTGCTGCTCATCTGAATTCGCAATCCGCAAGAAGGCGGGTTCGACTTGAGGGCCGGGACGACGCCAGTCGCCGCGGAGCATCACGTGACTGGGCTTCCGTTTTTTATCCGTTGCAGCGAGTGTCGTTACCGAACGATTCTTTACCGGCTGCACCGCCGGTTCAAAGAAGGCTCTCAGACGATAAAAGTCGAACGTGCTGATCGGATCATATTTATGATCGTGGCACTGGGCACATCCCAGCTGCAGGGCCATGAACACAGAACCGACCGTGGAGCTCATCTCGTTGAGCAGCGTGTGGCGTCGTTCTTCCTGTGAATTGATGTCAGGCATATCGGGTCCGGAAAGACAGAAGGCCGTCGCCGTCCGGGCATCGGAATTGTCAGGGGCAATCACATCCCCGGCCAGTTGCCAGCGAACAAACTGATCGTAGGGCATATCGGCATTCAGCGCCTTGATCACCCAGTCCCGGTACTTCCAGGCATCAGGGCGGAGCTTATCGTGTTCATAGCCGTCCGTTTCTGCAAACCGGGCCAGGTCGAGCCAGTGCTGGGCCCAGCGTTCGCCATAGCGGGGCGAAGCCAGCAGGCGATCCACGAGTCGCTCATATGCATCTGCCGACTTGTCTGATAATAACTGATCAACTTCCGCCGGCGTGGGAGGTAAGCCGATGACATCGAAGTAAACGCGACGGATCAGCGTTACCCGTTCTGCATCCGGAGCCGGTTGCAATCCCTCGGCTTCCAGCTTCGCGAGGATGAATCGATCGATGGGCGTCCGCGGCCAGTTGCTGCGTTTGACTTCCGGCAGCGCCGGTTTTTGAATTGGTTGAAATGCCCAGTGATCGCGGTCTGACTCGGTCAGGGGAGTCTCTGTCAGTGCCTTTGTTTCTTCGGCTGATACGCTGACGGGCAGTGACAGGCAGAGCAGACAACACCAGCAGCTGGCATACTTGCAGAGTCCTTTCATGTGAGCAGTCCTTTCACAATCTCAACTTCCGCGGGGCCGGTCAGACGCTCATCCAGACCGTTATGAAAATAGGTCAGCGTTTCATGATCGAGTCCGAGCAGATGCAGGAGGGTCGCGTGAAACTGATTGACGTGCACGGTCTGCTCCGCAGCGCGTAAGCCGATGGGATCGGTGGCCCCGTAGGCGCGGCCCCCCGTGATACCGGCACCGGCCAGCCAGCCACAATAGCCCCAGGGATTGTGATCGCGGCCTTTGCCCTGCTCGCTCATCGGCATGCGACCGAATTCGCCACACCAGACCACCAGCGTATCTTCCAGGAGTCCCCGCTGTTTCAGATCTTTGAGCAGCGCTGCGATCGGCTGATCGGTCTTGCGGCAATAGGTGGTATGATTCTTCGTTACATCGCTGTGCGCATCCCAGCCCACGGTATCTCCGGAGTAAAGCTGAATGAAACGCACGCCACGCTCCACCATGCGTCGCGCCAGCAGACAGCGTTCGCCGAAATCACGCGTGTCTGGATCATCGAGTCCGTACATTTTGTGAGTCGCTGAGGTCTCCTGTGTCAGGTCGACAATTTCCGGAGCCGCGGTCTGCATGCGGAAAGCCAGCTCATAAGCGGCGATCCGGGCTGAGAGTTCGTCGTCCCGATCGCGGGTTTCCAGGTGGCGTCGATTCAGGGATTGAACCAGATCCAGGGTTGCCCTTTGCTGGCGTGCAGAGATCCCGGTGGGAGGCTTGAGATTCAGAATCGGCGTCTGCCCGGGTCGCATGGTTGTTCCCTGAAAGGTAGCCGGCAGGTAACCGCTGCCCCAGGCGGGCGGTCCCCCCTTCACGCCGCCCCCCGGATCCGGCAGGACCACGAAGGCGGGCATGTCTGCATTCTCGGAACCGAGACCGTAGGCGATCCAGCTGCCCACACTCGGATGCCCCATCAGGATGCTGCCCGTATTCATCTGATAGACCGACTGCGGATGATTCACGCTGTCACCATGCAGTGAGCGGATGACACACAGGTCGTCCACTAGTGCGCCGGTGTGCGGCAGAAAGTCACTGACTTCCAGTCCCGACTCACCGCGTTTGCGAAAGGGTTTGATCGGTGCCAGCAGAGGATTCTGTGCCACCTTGCGGCGCGTCATGACTTTGCCGAAACTTTCGGGCAGTGGTTTGCCCGCGTATTTGATCAGATCCGGTTTGGGATCCCACAGATCGACGTGGCTGGGACCGCCGTGCATGAAGAGCCAGATGATTCGTTTGGCTCGCGGAGGAAAGTCCGGTTTGCCGGGGGAGAGCGCTGAGTTCGCTGCAGCGTGCGCCGCTTGTTCCTGTTGCAGCAGTGCGTTCAGAGCCAGCATACCCATACCACCGCCGGCGTTCTGCAGCAGTTCGCGACGGTTCATCAGACCGGAGCAGGCAGGGCCGTGTGAAACTTGTCTCTCATGTTGATACTGACGCATGCAGACAGCTCCCTGGGGATGAGGTGCAGATGACTGCTCCTACTATATCAGGGAGTGCTGGAGGCCTCGACTGAATTCAGAACGGAATTCGCTTTTGTCGAAAAATGAGTGTCCGCAGTTCTGGTACGCCTGTCTGAGAGACAAGCGTGAAATTCGGCTTCTGGGACGCTGCTAATCGAACACCGGGCTGCGGGTTCTGTTTCGTCATTTTTTTGAACAAAGCCGAACGGGATTCAAAATATCCTGACTTTTTTCTTTCGATTCTGAAACCAGTTCAGCGCTGCGGAAGTATTCCTGACGCGGGGTTCACCTCATGATTCTTCTTGAATCATGACTGTTTCTTTTTGGCATCATGTTGTTTTGCAGCATCGTTTGAGTCCTGTCTGGCTGGTCAGCAATAAAGAGTTCCCGGATTTTCGCTTTTTTCTGAAATCAGAAACAAACCGACTCCGGAAACTAAGCTATATGAATACTGACCAGGCGCACGCGAAGGTCATCAGCAGTCCTGCAGACAGAGTGTGAATCAGAAACAATCATTCACAGTATCAGTAAAATAAGATGGGGAGATCAATGACTTCAACTTCAACGAGTTACCTGAAAGGATTCATCACCATCACCGCCGGCCTCTGTGTTCTGTTGCAGGCCGATCTGGCCAGCGCACAACAGGCCGGTCCCCTGGCAGCTCAAAATAACAGAACGCTGTCACCACGTGCGATCGAAAGCCTGGTGACCGGCATCGCCTTCTATCCGGATGAGCTGGTCGAGACCATCCTGCAGGCAGCACAACATCCCCTGGCAATCCGCCAGGCTTCCGAAAAAACAACGGGCCGGTTCGGCGGTCGATTTGCGCAACGGGTGCAACAATTCAATCAGAGTACAGACCCGAGTGTCGCGTCGCTCAAACAGTATCCCGAGATCCTGGCACAACTGAATGACAATCTTGCGACCACGACTTTACTGGGACGCGTGTATCAGACACAGCCCGACGATGTCTGGCGGGCGATTGATAAACTGCGAGCCGAAGTCGATGCAGCACTCGAAGCAGAACCGCAGCAGTTCGTCGATGCCAGTGGTGCACCGTTGACCGGTCAGGCCGCGTATGTAGCTGCAGCAGGTTATGTCGCCGGTCGGTACTTTGTACCCGCGACCATGTCAGAACTCTACGTGGCTTATGCACATCCACAGCAAACCACGACGACCACCGTCTATGAAGGACCCTATGCTTCCGGATCGGCCACACAAACCACGACCACGGGTCCTTACGGTCACGCGACCGCTTCGACCGGCAGCAGTTCCACCACTTACACGGGACCGAACGGGAACACCGTCACCGGAAATACCCAGGGGGGCAGCGTCGTTTACCAGAATGGACCGACGACCGCAGGTGCTGGTGTGGCGACCACTACGATTACCGGTCCCCAGGGGAATTCCGCCACCGCGACCGGAGCAGGCATCGCCGGCAAGACGACCGTGGGTGATACGACTTACTTTGGCGCTGCAGGAGGGGGGACCGTCAATACTTCAAACGGACTCACTGCCAGTGGCGCCGGGCAGGTCAATGGATCGATCACGCAGACACAGACCGGTGCGCAGTACAACACCCAGTCCAGCGGGGCGATCACTACGAATACAGGCGTCGACGCGTATGGCAGTCGCAATACAAGTGGCAGCGTTAACCAGAATGCCGATGGCTCTGTGAGCGGCGTCCGTTCTTCCTCGACTGCGATTCAGGGAAATAACGGTTACGCGAACGTGCAACACAACAGCTCTGGTACAGCCACCGGAAATGGTACGGGTACCTACAATGGTTCTACCACTGTTGATTCGAGTAAAGGGTCGGCTGCGGTCAACACTACTGCGGGCGATGGTCAGGTCAGTTCGACTGTGACCACGCAGAACGGTTCCAAGACCGGCACCCTGGGAGATGGCCAGGTGGGCCAGGGATCGTCCGCAGCCAGCAGTCGTCAAGCGACAGGCAGTCAACAGGGCTCTTACCGGGCCAGCCGTCAGAAGAGTGCTGCGAATTCGCGTTACAGTCAATCCTCAAGTCAGCAGATTGCCTCGGGGCTGCAGAGCATGCAGAAGAACTGGGGACAGCTCAGCCAGCAGATGAACCGTTCTTCCCAGGCGGCAGCCGCACAGCGCAATACGCGGACTTACTCACAACAGCGACCGACGTCCAGCTATTCACGAAGTTCGGGATACGGTTCGAACTACTCGAGCCGGAATAGTTCCTCTTATTCGAGAGGCAGTGCTTCTCCGGGAAGTGGCCGGGGTTCTTCAGGTCGATCCCGCGGTGGTCGCAGATAAGCATAGCTGATGTCAGCATCAGCGGATCTACGGGCCTTTGTTCCTAAGCGAACCGAGGCCCGTTTTTTTGACCATAAAAAGAAACAGCATAAAATCTGCGGTCTACCCAGAAAAAAACGTTAGAATCAGCCTTGCAGTTCTGTTTAAACTACAGGAGGAATAATTCCTACGGTCAGATTCTGGCGCGCTAATCTGACTGTCACCTCAGACCGGCAGGCGACCATGGCGAAGCAGAAACGATTTCTGATCGGTGTCGGTGAGATCATCACTATCCTGGTGATTCTCGCCATCCTGACCATGCTGATCATTCCGGAGACAAAACAGGTTGTTAACGGGGGACACAGAGAACGTTTTCGCAATCAACTGAAACTGGTAGGACTGGCCTGTCATGAATACCAGGCTGAGTATGGATGCCTGCCCCCTGTGGTCATTTCGGACGAGAGAGGCAGGTCGATTCACAGCTGGCGGGCGATGCTACTGCCCTGGCTGGAATCGCAAGGCAGGACGCAGCCACCGGCTTATGTGTATACTTTCAACGAACCCTGGTTCAGCCCTGCCAACCGACAGGCGGCATTGGATAACGCCAATCTCTTTACCATGCTGGTCTCCACTGATGACAGAGAGGTTATTCAGAAATCAAAATTAGCGGCCGTGATCGGCGCGCAGACTTACTGGAGCCCCTCTGGTGAATGCCGTCGTCTGCCGCTGGAGGCGAATCAGGATGAACGTCACATTCTGCTGCTGGAAATCCCCAATCTGTACGGTGCATGGAGCCAGCCCAATGACGTCACCCTGGACGAAGTGCTGACGCTCAGTAAGAATCAGCAGTTTGAACCGGATGGTGCGCACGTTTTATTTGATGACGGCAGTGTCACCTGGTTCGCTCCTGAAGCACTGACCGAGGCGACTTTACGCCGCCTGCTCTGTCCGTTTGACACAACAGATGCCGAGCCCGCTGTCGAGACATCGCTTTAACGTCAATAACAATTTCTATAAAAATGAACATCTCCCGTTGACTTAGTGTCTTCTCTACACTATCGTTTCAGTAATCAGGCAGTGATCCATCTGCCGATCTACAGGAGAGAGTTCGATGACGACATTAATCCAACTCAGCCAGTCAGCGCCGGCTCAAACCCGGTTAGAGTCACGTTATCACGTCACGGTGCTGTCCAATTTCGCTCGCGGGTATGACAAATACAGTCGTGCGTACTCCAAAGCCCGTATTGCCGAGAGCCGGTTTACTGA harbors:
- a CDS encoding DUF1549 and DUF1553 domain-containing protein; amino-acid sequence: MKGLCKYASCWCCLLCLSLPVSVSAEETKALTETPLTESDRDHWAFQPIQKPALPEVKRSNWPRTPIDRFILAKLEAEGLQPAPDAERVTLIRRVYFDVIGLPPTPAEVDQLLSDKSADAYERLVDRLLASPRYGERWAQHWLDLARFAETDGYEHDKLRPDAWKYRDWVIKALNADMPYDQFVRWQLAGDVIAPDNSDARTATAFCLSGPDMPDINSQEERRHTLLNEMSSTVGSVFMALQLGCAQCHDHKYDPISTFDFYRLRAFFEPAVQPVKNRSVTTLAATDKKRKPSHVMLRGDWRRPGPQVEPAFLRIANSDEQQIKSQKAPQQRLALARWLTQKSHPLTSRVIVNRVWQHHFGRGLCASPSDFGLMGESPSHPELLDWLAAEFTETGWKLKSLHRLILTSRVYQQASSLQTQNVESVSVEQRTAWKQSLKRDPDAALLSRFPRQRLDAEVIRDALLLISGKLSERTGGRGVMPPLPQELRATLLKDQWKTSPREEDHYRRSIYVFARRNLRYPLFEAFDRPDANNSCPRRGNSTTAPQALLLLNSESSLKSARELAGLIQDEAGSSPRQQVTLLIRRALGRQPGKAELVELVQFLKSQREELRREQRTADQLLLPLGKQATKDPYAGAALTDLCLAVLNSNEFIYVD
- a CDS encoding DUF3300 domain-containing protein, with translation MTSTSTSYLKGFITITAGLCVLLQADLASAQQAGPLAAQNNRTLSPRAIESLVTGIAFYPDELVETILQAAQHPLAIRQASEKTTGRFGGRFAQRVQQFNQSTDPSVASLKQYPEILAQLNDNLATTTLLGRVYQTQPDDVWRAIDKLRAEVDAALEAEPQQFVDASGAPLTGQAAYVAAAGYVAGRYFVPATMSELYVAYAHPQQTTTTTVYEGPYASGSATQTTTTGPYGHATASTGSSSTTYTGPNGNTVTGNTQGGSVVYQNGPTTAGAGVATTTITGPQGNSATATGAGIAGKTTVGDTTYFGAAGGGTVNTSNGLTASGAGQVNGSITQTQTGAQYNTQSSGAITTNTGVDAYGSRNTSGSVNQNADGSVSGVRSSSTAIQGNNGYANVQHNSSGTATGNGTGTYNGSTTVDSSKGSAAVNTTAGDGQVSSTVTTQNGSKTGTLGDGQVGQGSSAASSRQATGSQQGSYRASRQKSAANSRYSQSSSQQIASGLQSMQKNWGQLSQQMNRSSQAAAAQRNTRTYSQQRPTSSYSRSSGYGSNYSSRNSSSYSRGSASPGSGRGSSGRSRGGRR
- a CDS encoding DUF1559 domain-containing protein; this translates as MAKQKRFLIGVGEIITILVILAILTMLIIPETKQVVNGGHRERFRNQLKLVGLACHEYQAEYGCLPPVVISDERGRSIHSWRAMLLPWLESQGRTQPPAYVYTFNEPWFSPANRQAALDNANLFTMLVSTDDREVIQKSKLAAVIGAQTYWSPSGECRRLPLEANQDERHILLLEIPNLYGAWSQPNDVTLDEVLTLSKNQQFEPDGAHVLFDDGSVTWFAPEALTEATLRRLLCPFDTTDAEPAVETSL
- a CDS encoding DUF1501 domain-containing protein, which gives rise to MNRRELLQNAGGGMGMLALNALLQQEQAAHAAANSALSPGKPDFPPRAKRIIWLFMHGGPSHVDLWDPKPDLIKYAGKPLPESFGKVMTRRKVAQNPLLAPIKPFRKRGESGLEVSDFLPHTGALVDDLCVIRSLHGDSVNHPQSVYQMNTGSILMGHPSVGSWIAYGLGSENADMPAFVVLPDPGGGVKGGPPAWGSGYLPATFQGTTMRPGQTPILNLKPPTGISARQQRATLDLVQSLNRRHLETRDRDDELSARIAAYELAFRMQTAAPEIVDLTQETSATHKMYGLDDPDTRDFGERCLLARRMVERGVRFIQLYSGDTVGWDAHSDVTKNHTTYCRKTDQPIAALLKDLKQRGLLEDTLVVWCGEFGRMPMSEQGKGRDHNPWGYCGWLAGAGITGGRAYGATDPIGLRAAEQTVHVNQFHATLLHLLGLDHETLTYFHNGLDERLTGPAEVEIVKGLLT